A part of Arachis hypogaea cultivar Tifrunner chromosome 12, arahy.Tifrunner.gnm2.J5K5, whole genome shotgun sequence genomic DNA contains:
- the LOC112729606 gene encoding uncharacterized protein — protein sequence MVDGWTDQRQRTLINFLVYCPAGMSFVKTVDASDVIKTANPLFNLFADVIEWVGPSNIVHVVTDNAVNYVSAGKLIHEKYPNIFWSPCAAHCINLILKDIASIPHIADLASRASKVTVFVYNHMILLSWLRKRKSWTEIVRPGVTRFATVFITLKSIYDHKEDLQSLMVDEYFASHKLSKIANGKIVSSIVLDSKFWQDCLTTVKIGGPLIKLLRIVDADENPSLGIVYEGMQRAKNAIKTMFRNRKAAYTPYTSILKMRWDKHLKRDLHAAAYFLNPGIFYSEGFVEKANVLRSLLDLFDVETLCDDSVAAMQEI from the coding sequence ATGGTAGATGGGTGGACTGATCAAAGGCAACGAACTTTAATTAACTTTCTAGTTTATTGTCCTGCTGGTATGTCATTTGTTAAGACTGTTGATGCTTCTGATGTGATAAAAACTGCCAATCCATTGTTTAATTTGTTTGCTGATGTTATTGAGTGGGTTGGGCCTAGTAACATTGTGCATGTGGTCACTGATAATGCTGTTAATTATGTATCTGCTGGAAAACTTATTCATGAAAAATACCCAAATATATTTTGGTCTCCTTGTGCTGCTCATTGTATCAATCTTATTTTGAAAGATATTGCAAGTATTCCCCATATAGCTGACCTTGCTTCCCGTGCTTCAAAAGTGACTGTGTTTGTCTACAATCATATGATCTTATTGTCTTggcttagaaaaagaaaaagctggaCAGAAATTGTTAGACCAGGAGTCACACGTTTTGCCACTGTTTTCATTACTTTGAAAAGTATATATGATCACAAGGAAGATTTGCAGTCATTGATGGTAGACGAATATTTTGCTTCTCATAAGTTATCCAAAATTGCTAATGGAAAGATTGTTAGCTCAATTGTCTTGGACAGTAAGTTTTGGCAAGACTGTCTTACCACTGTGAAAATTGGTGGTCCTCTTATTAAGTTGTTGAGAATTGTTGATGCTGATGAAAACCCCTCTTTGGGAATCGTGTATGAAGGCATGCAAAGAGCAAAAAATGCTATCAAGACCATGTTTAGAAATCGGAAAGCTGCTTATACGCCATACACGAGTATCTTGAAAATGAGGTGGGATAAGCATTTGAAGCGTGATCTCCATGCGGCAGCGTACTTTTTAAATCCGGGCATTTTCTACAGTGAGGGTTTTGTTGAGAAGGCAAATGTTTTGAGATCTTTACTTGATTTGTTTGATGTTGAAACACTTTGTGATGACTCAGTTGCTGCAATGCAAGAGATATAG
- the LOC112729607 gene encoding E3 ubiquitin-protein ligase RSL1-like translates to MNSKPFQEIFINQNCNYSFCDECIAKYIAAKIQENISNVKCPEPKCRGILEPQNCMSIIPKEVFERWENALCENLVLATSKKFYCSFKDCSTMLVNDDGNEVVTCSECPNCHRLFCAQGKVAWHGGMECGEFMGLNENEREKEDLMVMNLAKANKRWRRCGHRFCYACGKPWNQ, encoded by the exons ATGAATTCAAAACCATTCCAAGAGATTTTCATCAACCAAAACTGTAACTACTCATTCTGTGATGAATGCATTGCAAAATATATAGCTGCAAAGATTCAAGAGAATATATCAAATGTGAAGTGTCCTGAACCAAAATGCAGAGGAATATTGGAGCCTCAGAATTGCATGTCAATAATTCCAAAGGAGGTGTTTGAAAGATGGGAGAATGCACTTTGTGAGAATCTTGTTCTTGCAACATCAAAGAAATTCTATTGCTCTTTCAAGGATTGTTCAACAATGTTGGTGAATGATGATGGGAATGAAGTTGTGACTTGTTCTGAGTGTCCAAATTGTCATAGATTGTTTTGTGCACAGGGTAAAGTTGCATGGCATGGTGGAATGGAATGTGGTGAGTTTATGGGTTTGAATGAAAatgaaagagagaaggaagatcTTATGGTGATGAATCTTGCAAAGGCTAATAAGAGATGGAGAAG gTGTGGCCATCGCTTCTGCTATGCTTGTGGAAAGCCATGGAATCAGTAA
- the LOC140176607 gene encoding uncharacterized protein, producing the protein MWRQVITRFGNSEDVISDNGTQFADKKFAEFLTGLGIKQKFSSVEHPQTNGQVEATNKVVLLGLKKRLDNKKGAWVNKLASRLASRARLLLKGVEEAVEKDLADEAREIAHLSEIALKQRMALRYNTKVLKREFQQNDLVLRRNDIGLPTQGEGKLAANWEGPYKVKEVIGKGAYKLEKLDGKEVPRT; encoded by the exons atgtggaggcaggtgataactcgATTCGGCAACTCGGAAGATGTTATCTCTGATAACGGGACACAGTTTGCTGACAAGAAGTTCGCGGAATTCCTCACCGGCCTGGGCATAAAGCAGAAGTTTTCCTCCGTAGAGCATCCCCAGACGAACGGTCAAGTCGAGGCTACAAACAAGGTCGTCTTACTGGGCCTCAAGAAGCGGCTGGATAACAAAAAAGGTGCATGGGTCAACAAACTCGCATCG AGATTGGCGAGCCGAGCACGGTTACTCCTGAAGGGAGTAGAGGAAGCGGTAGAAAAGGACCTAGCAGATGAGGCTAGGGAGATAGCCCATTTGTCAGAAATAGCACTAAAGCAAAGAATGGCCCtgcgctacaacaccaaagtgctcaaAAGGGAATTTCAACAAAACGACCTCGTCCTGCGGCGCAACGATATCGGGTTACCGACTCAGGGAGAAGGTAAGctggcggcaaactgggaaggcccctacaaaGTCAAAGAGGTGATTGGCAAGGGCGCCTACAAATTGGAGAAGCTCGATGGTAAAGAGGTCCCGAGAACATAG
- the LOC112729608 gene encoding uncharacterized protein: MKSPGCDKDVQRLSGRLTALSHFLGASAARMLPFFNLMKKGIVFEWTLACEEAFKHFKEILATSPMLGKPKAGEPLYLYLAITEEAMAAVLVREEGKVQQPIYFVSRALQGAELRYSKLEKLALALLTSSRRLRQYFQGHQMVVRTNQGIRQVLQKPDLAGRMMTWAIELSQYDLRYEPRHAIKVQAMADFLVEVTGDPTEEAGIRWRLHVDGASNQTFGGAGIFLESPAGVIYEQSIKFEFSVSNNQAEYEALLGGLILAPEVGATRLERCSDSQVVTSQVNGSYQARDSLLQKYLEKVRELSKQFEEVAVQHVPRERNTRADLLSKLASTKPGVGNRSLIQGMIKEPTVVLHLTKIGPFWMDPITDFLENDKLPDDEKAAKALRREAAKYAIIQGQLFKKGLSQPLLKCLHPDQTDYVLREVHEGCCGHHIGGKALAKSSSELDITGHR, translated from the coding sequence ATGAAAAGTCCGGGCTGTGACAAGGACGTTCAGAGGCTGTCAGGTAGACTCACCGCCTTATCCCACTTCCTTGGAGCGTCGGCTGCTAGGATGCTGCCATTTTTCAACCTTATGAAAAAAGGGATAGTGTTTGAATGGACCCTAGCGTGTGAGGAAGCATTTAAGCATTTCAAAGAGATCCTCGCAACATCACCCATGCTCGGGAAGCCCAAAGCCGGAGAACCGCTCTATCTGTACCTGGCCATAACGGAGGAAGCGATGGCGGCAGTCCTGGTACGGGAAGAAGGGAAGGTTCAACAACCAATTTACTTCGTGAGTAGAGCATTGCAAGGAGCAGAACTAAGATACAGCAAATTGGAGAAGCTGGCTCTGGCACTGCTAACCTCTTCTCGAAGACTACGGCAATACTTCCAAGGTCACCAAATGGTCGTGAGAACAAACCAAGGAATTCGCCAAGTGCTCCAAAAACCTGACTtagcgggaagaatgatgacttgggccATCGAGTTATCTCAGTACGATTTGCGATATGAGCCCCGACATGCGATTAAGGTACAAGCAATGGCAGATTTCTTGGTAGAAGTAACGGGGGACCCAACTGAGGAGGCGGGCATACGGTGGAGGCTCCATGTGgacggggcctccaaccaaacATTCGGAGGTGCCGGGATCTTCCTGGAAAGCCCTGCTGGGGTCATATACGAACAATCAATCAAGTTCGAGTTTTCCGTATCAAACAACCAAGCGGAGTACGAAGCCCTCCTGGGCGGCTTGATCTTAGCTCCGGAAGTCGGGGCTACGAGGCTGGAACGGTGCAGTGACTCACAGGTCGTCACCtcgcaagtaaatggaagctaccaagcGAGAGACTCGCTGTTGCAGAAGTACTTGGAGAAGGTCAGAGAGCTGAGCAAACAATTCGAGGAGGTCGCGGTCCAACACGTTCCAagggaaaggaacacacgggcagacctcctatccAAGCTAGCAAGCACGAAACCGGGAGTCGGCAACCGGTCCCTCATTCAAGGCATGATAAAAGAACCAACGGTTGTCCTCCACTTGACAAAGATAGGCCCCTTCTGGATGGACCCCATCACTGATTTCCTAGAAAACGACAAACTCCCCGACGACGAGAAGGCAGCCAAGGCGTTGAGAAGGGAGGCAGCCAAATATGCAATCATACAAGGTCAACTGTTTAAAAAAGGGCTCAGTCAGCCCTTACTGAAGTGCCTGCATCCCGATCAAACAGACTACGTACTCAGAGAGGTCCACGAGGGATGTTGTGgtcaccacatcgggggcaaagccctagcaaaaAGCTCATCCGAGCTGGATATTACTGGCCATCGATGA
- the LOC112729609 gene encoding uncharacterized protein gives MRYDGTQDPQEHLTAFEARMNLEGVGDEVRYHAFLITLAGPAIRWFNSLPQGSVARFSDISHAFLAQFTTRIVKAKHPINLLGVTQRSGEPTMKYLDRFNDECLEIDGLTDLVASLCLTNGLLNEDFRKHLTTKPVWTMQEIQSVAREYINDEKVSQVVAANKRQPSYNQTRQHESGERQKEHAKDGGPSKTLRPFPRVGKFTNYTPLTVPMIEVYQEIAEKGILSKPRPLKDRTGGNKSLYCDYHKGYGHKTQDCFDLKDALEQAIRDGKLAEFSHLIREPRRRDRDRDGEDKTHVAKRCHEPEDNEHGLTIVNVVTARDAPPRSRSAHKKDAKVLAVSSSSVRSSKRLPSISFGPEDQWIDEAAKNLPVVITARVGTGLIKRILVDTGADSNIMFRNVFDALGLQDADLKMHQHGVVDLSDHFIKPDGIIPLPISVGSG, from the coding sequence atgaggtacgacggaACCCAAGACCCGCAGGAGCACCTTAccgccttcgaggccaggatgaacctggaggGAGTGGGAGATGAGGTAAGGTACCACGCTTTCCTTATCACTCTCGCGGGACCTGCAATACGATGGTTTAACAGCCTTCCGCAGGGATCGGTGGCCAGGTTTTCGGATATTAGCCACGCCTTCCTAGCCCAATTTACTACCAGAATCGTAAAGGCAAAGCACCCGATCAATCTGCTCGGGGTGACGCAGAGGTCCGGCGAACCGACCATGAAATATCTAGACCGGTTCAACGACGAGTGCTTGGAGATCGACGGGCTGACTGATTTGGTTGCTAGCCTATGCCTGACGAATGGACTTCTAAACGAGGACTTCAGAAAGCACCTCACCACGAAGCCGGTgtggacaatgcaggagatccaaAGTGTAGCCAGGGAATACATTAACGATGAAAAAGTCAGCCAGGTCGTGgccgccaacaaacggcagcCCTCCTACAATCAAACCCGGCAGCACGAAAGTGGAGAAAGACAGAAGGAACACGCCAAAGACGGCGGTCCGAGCAAGACACTCAGGCCGTTTCCTCGAGTCGGGAAATTCACCAATTATACCCCCCTCACTGTCCCCATGATAGAAGTTTATCAAGAGATAGCAGAGAAGGGAATTTTGTCGAAGCCCCGACCTCTGAAGGACCGAACCGGGGGAAACAAGAGCCTCTATTGTGATTATCACAAAGGCTATGGACACAAGACACAGGATTGCTTCGACCTGAAGGACGCACTAGAACAAGCGATCCGGGACGGGAAACTGGCCGAATTCTCCCATCTCATCAGGGAGCCAAGGAGGCGAGATCGCGACCGTGATGGAGAGGACAAGACCCATGTAGCAAAGCGATGTCACGAGCCGGAGGACAACGAACACGGCCTTACCATAGTGAACGTGGTAACGGCAAGAGACGCACCTCCAAGGTCGAGGTCGGCACACAAGAAAGACGCCAAGGTCCTGGCGGTTTCCTCATCCTCTGTGCGAAGCTCCAAAAGGCTCCCATCTATCTCATTCGGTCCAGAGGACCAATGGATTGATGAGGCCGCGAAAAACCTGCCCGtggtcatcacggccagagtgggaaccggcCTCATCAAACGGATCCTCGTGGACACCGGGGCTGACTCGAATATCATGTTTCGCAACGTGTTCGACGCCTTGGGCCTACAGGATGCCGATTTAAAGATgcaccagcacggtgtggtagATTTgagcgaccacttcatcaagccagatGGGATAATCCCCCTACCAATATCTGTAGGATCAGGATAA
- the LOC112729610 gene encoding E3 ubiquitin-protein ligase RSL1-like: MDSKPFQEIFINQNCNHSFCDECIAKYVAAKIQENISNVKCPEPKCRGILEPQNCMSIIPKEVFERWENALCENLVLATSKKFYCSFKDCSTMLVNDDGNKVVTCSECPNCHRLFCAQGKVAWHGGMECGEFMGLNENEREKEDLMVMNLAKANKRWRRCSKCRIYVEKKSGMFTHFLQVWPSLLLCLWKAMESVIQYHGCT, from the exons ATGGATTCAAAACCATTCCAAGAGATTTTCATCAACCAAAACTGTAACCACTCATTCTGTGATGAATGCATTGCAAAATATGTAGCTGCAAAGATTCAAGAGAATATATCAAATGTGAAGTGTCCTGAACCAAAATGCAGAGGAATATTGGAGCCTCAGAATTGCATGTCAATAATTCCAAAGGAGGTGTTTGAAAGATGGGAGAATGCACTTTGTGAGAATCTTGTTCTTGCAACATCAAAGAAATTCTATTGCTCTTTCAAGGATTGTTCAACAATGTTGGTGAATGATGATGGGAATAAAGTTGTGACTTGTTCTGAGTGTCCAAATTGTCATAGATTGTTTTGTGCACAGGGTAAAGTTGCATGGCATGGTGGGATGGAATGTGGTGAGTTTATGGGTTTGAATGAAAatgaaagagagaaggaagatcTTATGGTGATGAATCTTGCAAAGGCTAATAAGAGATGGAGAAGGTGTTCTAAATGCAGAATCTATGTTGAAAAAAAATCAGGGATGTTCACACATTTCTTGCAG gTGTGGCCATCGCTTCTGCTATGCTTGTGGAAAGCCATGGAATCAGTAATTCAGTACCATGGTTGTACATAA